In Rutidosis leptorrhynchoides isolate AG116_Rl617_1_P2 chromosome 2, CSIRO_AGI_Rlap_v1, whole genome shotgun sequence, one genomic interval encodes:
- the LOC139889312 gene encoding uncharacterized protein — protein sequence MALQYPLLFPYGETRYHEEIPYRNNNGRWKTIRGFVTMREFYCYMIQQRENEGTTLLRGGRLFQQYLVDAFTTIEEQWLKWLRNHQNELRLDLYNNICDAVTRGDTKATSIGKRIILPSSHTGSPRYMVQNYQDAMALCREFDNPDLFITFTSNPKWPEIDAMLSYIEGQRARFFKQKLDCIMTDIMKKHIFGTTEAGIHIIEFQKCELPHVHMLIWLTRYCKCKSPSDIDDLISAEIPSKTDYPEGYKAVSEYMLHGPCGGNNMDAPCIIERKCSKHFPKPYYAETTIDDDGYANYRRRKNGETVTKAKTTLDNSFIVPYNRYLLLKYNAHINVEWCNRSRAIKYLFKYLNKGPDRATIVIQENLTQIENSSVEKIVEVDEIKNYLDCRYLSPCEAVWRMFSFDIHFSQPSVIKLSYHLPNQQAITVHDSANLPALLHRESIKETMFTQWFELNKRDENARQFTYAKIPIHYVWNQDTKEWTPQKQRRCIGRIVYSNPASGERYYLRMLLNIVKGPQSFEDRRGNIMGFCKPLKLWEQHWEALSDDILRKRRKLYNYPDLILTETQIKNYCLVEIEAILNKNGKSLADYPDLPQPDQSLLTHMDNRLIREELNYNLQEMKTLHTTLHKSLTAEQLAIYEKVIAAVTQKKGGLFFLYGPGGTGKTFVYNTILTKLRSEKMIVLAVASSGIASLLLPGGRTAHSRFVIPLELMENSTCGIKQKTHLADLIQQARLIIWDEAPMTQKYAFEALDKTLRDILGAQDETNRTRLFGGMSILLGGDFRQILPVIPKGKRQ from the exons ATGGCATTACAATACCCTTTATTATTTCCCTATGGGGAAACAAGGTATCACGAAGAAATCCCGTACCGTAATAATAACGGAAGATGGAAAACTATTAGAGGGTTTGTCACCATGCGTGAGTTCTATTGTTATATGATTCAACAACGTGAAAATGAGGGCACCACCTTGCTAAGAGGTGGACGATTATTTCAGCAATATTTAGTCGACGCGTTCACAACCATCGAAGAACAATGGCTTAAATGGCTAAGGAATCATCAAAACGAGTTACGCCTTGATCTATACAATAACATTTGTGATGCTGTGACACGAGGAGACACGAAAGCCACCTCAATAGGAAAACGTATCATCCTCCCATCTTCACACACAGGGAGCCCGCGGTATATGGTCCAGAACTACCAAGATGCGATGGCTCTTTGTCGAGAATTTGATAACCCCGACTTATTCATTACCTTCACCTCCAACCCTAAATGGCCAGAAATCGACGCCATGCTATCCTATATAGAAGGTCAACGCGCACGCTTCTTCAAACAAAAGCTTGATTGCATAATGACTGACATAATGAAGAAACACATTTTTGGCACAACGGAAGCAG GTATACATATAATTGAGTTTCAAAAATGCGAGCTTCCTCATGTACATATGCTGATTTGGTTAACTCGCTACTGCAAATGCAAGAGTCCATCAGACATCGATGACCTCATATCCGCTGAGATCCCATCTAAGACTGACTACCCAGAAGGGTACAAAGCCGTTAGTGAATACATGTTACATGGACCATGTGGTGGAAACAACATGGATGCACCCTGTATTATTGAAAGAAAATGTTCAAAACATTTCCCTAAACCGTATTACGCAGAGACAACAATAGATGATGATGGATACGCAAACTACCGCCGAAGGAAAAATGGCGAAACGGTTACTAAAGCCAAAACTACACTTGACAACAGCTTTATTGTCCCTTACAACAGATACCTCCTACTAAAATACAACGCACACATAAATGTAGAATGGTGCAATAGATCTCGGGCTATCaagtatttatttaaatacttaaacAAAGGCCCTGACCGAGCAACAATTGTTATACAGGAAAATTTAACTCAGATAGAAAACTCCTCAGTAGAAAAGATTGTTGAAGTAGACGAAATAAAAAATTATTTGGATTGTCGTTACCTGTCTCCATGTGAGGCTGTTTGGAGAATGTTTTCATTCGACATCCACTTTTCTCAGCCATCCGTGATAAAGCTGTCATATCATTTACCAAATCAACAAGCTATTACCGTACATGATTCAGCTAACCTCCCCGCGCTTCTACATAGAGAAAGCATAAAGGAGACAATGTTCACTCAATGGTTTGAACTGAACAAGCGAGACGAGAATGCCCGACAGTTTACATACGCTAAAATCCCTATTCACTATGTATGGAACCAGGACACAAAAGAGTGGACCCCTCAAAAACAACGGCGATGCATTGGACGGATTGTGTACTCAAACCCGGCATCGGGCGAGCGTTATTATCTCCGTATGTTGTTAAATATAGTGAAAGGTCCCCAATCATTTGAAGATAGACGAGGCAACATTATGGGCTTCTG TAAACCTCTCAAACTTTGGGAACAACATTGGGAGGCCTTATCTGATGACATTCTTCGCAAGAGGCGAAAACTGTACAACTACCCGGACTTAATCCTGACTGAGACTCAGATTAAAAACTATTGCTTGGTCGAAATAGAAGCTATCTTGAATAAAAATGGTAAAAGTCTAGCGGATTACCCGGATTTGCCCCAACCTGACCAATCTCTACTAACGCATATGGACAATCGACTAATTCGAGAGGAATTAAACTACAACCTGCAGGAAATGAAAACCCTACACACCACGCTTCACAAGTCTCTCACCGCAGAACAACTAGCCATTTATGAGAAGGTTATTGCAGCAGTCACACAAAAGAAGGGCGGGCTTTTTTTCCTATATGGCCCTGGTGGTACAGGAAAAACGTTTGTGTACAACACCATATTGACCAAGCTGAGATCAGAAAAGATGATCGTCCTTGCGGTAGCATCATCAG GAATCGCATCGTTGCTTTTACCAGGAGGCAGGACTGCTCACAGTAGATTTGTCATCCCATTAGAACTCATGGAGAATAGCACTTGCGGTATAAAACAAAAAACACACCTGGCTGATCTCATTCAGCAAGCACGGTTAATAATTTGGGACGAAGCTCCCATGACACAAAAATATGCATTTGAAGCATTGGATAAAACCTTGCGGGATATTTTAGGCGCTCAAGATGAAACAAACAGAACCAGGCTCTTTGGCGGGATGTCGATTCTATTGGGAGGTGATTTTAGACAGATCTTACCGGTCATCCCCAAGGGCAAAAGACAATAG
- the LOC139889311 gene encoding uncharacterized protein: MRVNEYAPDGAIDTRKRLFNKWVLDIGDGNVPASTRDGEDEATWIKIPDEYIVESDTSPIDTIVDTIFPDFIANHQDEDYLRERAILTPRNDDADQINKSMFKKLQSQSMTYQSSDEICKGSTDALEQHQAYPVEFLNKLNFPGVPPHKLKLKIGQPIMLLRNLYPSAGMCNGTRLLITDFQKFVIHARIITGSHIGNTVIIPRIVLTATQSKWPFVLQRIQFLVKPCYAMTINKSQGQSLELVGLYLPKPVFSHGQLYMAMSRVTHPDGLNIVMVNELYDGLQNHTRNVVYKETFTNLHPTT, encoded by the coding sequence ATGCGGGTCAACGAATACGCTCCCGACGGTGCCATTGATACAAGAAAAAGGTTATTCAATAAGTGGGTGCTCGATATTGGAGATGGTAACGTCCCAGCGTCTACCCGAGACGGGGAAGATGAGGCTACATGGATAAAAATTCCCGACGAATATATTGTTGAATCAGATACCTCCCCAATTGACACTATTGTGGACACCATATTCCCAGATTTCATAGCAAACCATCAAGATGAAGACTACTTACGCGAAAGGGCAATTTTAACTCCACGAAATGACGATGCAGACCAGATTAATAAAAGCATGTTCAAGAAACTACAATCTCAAAGTATGACATACCAAAGCTCAGATGAAATATGCAAGGGATCAACAGATGCACTGGAGCAACACCAGGCATATCCGGTCGAGTTTTTAAATAAACTGAATTTCCCCGGCGTCCCACCGCACAAGCTAAAACTGAAGATCGGTCAACCTATAATGTTGTTACGGAATTTATACCCCAGCGCAGGCATGTGTAACGGAACTCGGCTTTTAATTACCGACTTTCAGAAATTCGTGATTCATGCCCGCATAATTACTGGCTCGCATATAGGGAATACGGTCATAATACCTAGAATAGTCTTAACCGCTACACAGTCCAAATGGCCATTTGTTCTGCAGCGCATCCAGTTTCTAGTTAAACCATGCTATGCGATGACGATTAACAAGAGCCAGGGACAATCCCTAGAATTAGTGGGCCTATACTTACCAAAACCGGTCTTCAGCCATGGGCAGCTATACATGGCAATGTCACGAGTCACTCACCCCGATGGCCTGAATATAGTGATGGTCAATGAACTATACGACGGGTTACAGAACCATACACGAAATGTCGTCTACAAGGAAACATTCACAAACCTACATCCTACTACTTAA